One Nitrosopumilus piranensis genomic region harbors:
- a CDS encoding peptidylprolyl isomerase: protein MSNKIKCSHILVSKQSEALAIMEKLKSGEKFGKLAKELSMDSGSAKKDGNLGYFTRGMMVKPFEDAAFKLQIGETSEPVKSEFGYHIIKRLG, encoded by the coding sequence ATGAGTAATAAGATCAAATGTTCACACATTCTTGTTTCAAAACAAAGTGAAGCACTAGCAATAATGGAGAAACTAAAAAGTGGAGAAAAGTTTGGAAAATTAGCAAAAGAGTTATCCATGGATTCAGGAAGTGCCAAAAAAGATGGGAACTTGGGATATTTCACAAGAGGTATGATGGTAAAGCCTTTTGAAGATGCAGCCTTTAAACTCCAAATTGGCGAGACATCTGAACCTGTAAAATCAGAATTTGGATATCATATTATCAAAAGACTTGGCTAA
- a CDS encoding coiled-coil domain-containing protein codes for MNSLLVFSIMAILATGMVAPALPFSHADIIPPKHQTKIGISSEDIVCDSGLFKVIRTTSDSVACVKAKSVLKLIENGWAKTVNDKQVDEELLNKIINRKSIDLATINILETVPIKSKTGTSAPGKSIANYDVAFEICPSVPIYAPDVHISSDSETKHYELPGLVESGSCTLSATKIKASDAKSIKITLLNQGDISEKIVTLQTELDSLKEQLAKIRQSITRDNPETQKQGTKIAELRKQINDKREQLHRTLFAIHTPSTVKDKLNEMTFSGKIIEGNSASILSVLDSTPGLYHTVFEVCAGPTTIKLPVIKVTSDKQSLTLRLGDKITANSCQMTYVKIEADDKTSISVKPAGNSDSSNKASDLEVQISSLQNSLVKERQTLKSLIHNPDRPEDFAELFDAHVVKITELRNQISVAKAEFSKILYLTYN; via the coding sequence GTGAATTCCTTACTAGTATTTTCTATAATGGCAATTTTGGCAACTGGTATGGTTGCTCCAGCATTACCATTTTCTCATGCAGACATTATCCCACCAAAACATCAAACAAAAATTGGAATATCATCTGAAGATATTGTTTGTGATTCTGGTTTATTCAAGGTAATTCGAACTACAAGTGACTCTGTAGCATGTGTAAAAGCAAAAAGTGTCTTGAAACTTATTGAAAATGGGTGGGCAAAAACCGTTAATGATAAACAAGTTGATGAAGAACTCTTAAACAAAATTATCAATAGAAAAAGCATTGATCTTGCTACAATCAATATTCTTGAAACCGTTCCAATAAAATCTAAAACAGGTACTTCTGCACCTGGAAAATCAATTGCAAACTATGATGTTGCCTTTGAGATTTGTCCTTCTGTTCCAATCTATGCCCCAGATGTCCATATTTCTTCAGATAGTGAAACAAAGCACTATGAATTACCTGGATTAGTTGAATCTGGTTCTTGTACTCTTAGTGCAACAAAAATAAAAGCATCTGATGCAAAATCAATCAAAATTACATTATTAAACCAAGGTGACATCTCTGAAAAAATTGTAACTCTTCAAACTGAACTTGATTCATTAAAAGAACAATTAGCAAAAATCAGACAATCTATTACTCGAGATAACCCTGAAACTCAAAAACAAGGAACTAAAATTGCTGAACTTCGAAAGCAAATCAATGACAAACGTGAGCAATTACATAGAACCCTATTTGCTATCCATACACCATCTACGGTAAAAGATAAACTCAATGAGATGACTTTTTCAGGAAAAATAATTGAAGGTAACTCTGCTAGTATCTTGTCTGTCTTAGATTCAACTCCTGGGCTTTATCATACAGTCTTTGAAGTGTGTGCAGGGCCTACAACAATTAAACTGCCCGTAATCAAAGTTACTTCTGATAAACAGTCTCTAACCCTAAGGTTGGGCGATAAAATCACTGCAAACTCTTGTCAAATGACTTATGTAAAAATAGAGGCAGATGACAAAACTTCCATATCAGTTAAACCTGCAGGAAATAGTGATTCATCAAACAAAGCATCTGACCTTGAAGTTCAAATCAGCAGTTTGCAGAACTCATTAGTAAAAGAGAGACAAACCCTAAAATCATTAATTCATAATCCTGATAGGCCTGAAGATTTTGCAGAATTATTTGATGCACATGTAGTTAAAATCACAGAACTAAGAAACCAAATATCTGTGGCAAAAGCAGAGTTTAGTAAAATTCTATATTTGACATATAATTAG
- a CDS encoding pyridoxamine 5'-phosphate oxidase family protein — MIKFNQREKEFLNSLEEARIATSHNDIPHVKPVSFVLSENEIIIATDYDTRTYMNLKTNPNASVVIDIYKSGGHKAVLIQGITEIIENGSEFNKFYNMFFEKFEWVRREPWKENEAPFLKIIPKNKVSWGLDIR; from the coding sequence TTGATTAAATTCAATCAAAGAGAAAAAGAGTTTCTTAATTCACTAGAAGAAGCAAGAATAGCTACATCACATAACGATATTCCACATGTAAAACCAGTTTCGTTTGTGTTAAGTGAAAATGAAATAATTATTGCAACAGACTATGATACAAGAACATACATGAATCTAAAAACAAATCCAAATGCAAGTGTAGTGATCGACATCTACAAATCTGGAGGTCATAAGGCAGTATTAATTCAAGGCATAACAGAGATAATAGAAAACGGGTCAGAATTTAACAAATTTTACAACATGTTTTTTGAGAAATTTGAATGGGTTAGAAGAGAACCCTGGAAAGAAAATGAGGCGCCATTTCTAAAAATCATTCCTAAAAACAAAGTTAGTTGGGGTTTAGATATTAGATAG
- a CDS encoding DUF2203 domain-containing protein: MFSFFTTNEANNALPDVIKKFEYALAKKNEVTKLEQQLQMSLSSTNSFEEYVTLKQQLNSAITKFYEAVEILESTGVVVKSIEQGLLDFPSKRFDDEVWLCWKYGETEIKFWHEKDSGFMGRKPIEVNDESLV, translated from the coding sequence ATGTTCTCATTTTTCACTACAAATGAAGCAAATAATGCCCTTCCTGACGTTATTAAAAAATTTGAATATGCTTTGGCAAAAAAGAATGAAGTGACAAAACTTGAGCAGCAATTGCAAATGAGCCTCTCTTCTACCAACTCTTTTGAAGAATATGTTACCCTAAAACAACAACTAAACTCTGCAATCACAAAATTTTATGAAGCGGTTGAAATTCTTGAAAGTACTGGTGTTGTAGTCAAAAGTATTGAGCAAGGATTACTAGACTTTCCTTCCAAAAGATTTGATGATGAGGTATGGTTATGCTGGAAATATGGTGAAACTGAAATCAAATTTTGGCATGAAAAAGATTCTGGGTTTATGGGAAGAAAACCTATTGAAGTAAATGATGAATCTCTGGTTTAA
- a CDS encoding prenyltransferase: MLSVWFRVIRIRFLLASVIAVSVGLALNWWQNSTIQPIDAFLTFAGVMALHASVDLLNDFWDFKRGIDTKTPKTKMSGGTGVLPEGLLKPSSVYRAGIAFLIIGSVIGAYFVIVDGIIIAIILGFAILSIYFYSTKIVDSGLGEFFVAVKGCMIVLGTYFIQSGYITAESILAGVVVGSLSALVLFIASFPDHDADKSKGRKTLVIAIGKQKAARLFWIFPLVSYGAIIVGVSLNLFPLISLISFLSIPLMIKSGFGLKKNYDSVHELVPFMSSTLMFSRITGALFVISFLIGFTV, encoded by the coding sequence ATGCTCTCTGTATGGTTTAGGGTTATTAGAATTCGTTTCCTTCTGGCATCTGTAATTGCAGTATCTGTTGGTTTGGCACTTAATTGGTGGCAAAACTCAACAATTCAACCCATTGATGCCTTTTTGACATTTGCAGGAGTTATGGCGCTTCATGCCAGTGTTGATCTGCTAAATGATTTTTGGGATTTTAAACGTGGAATTGATACAAAGACTCCAAAAACAAAGATGAGCGGGGGAACAGGTGTTCTTCCAGAAGGATTGCTCAAACCATCTAGCGTTTATCGTGCTGGTATTGCTTTTTTGATAATTGGTTCAGTCATTGGAGCTTACTTTGTAATTGTTGATGGAATAATTATTGCAATTATTTTGGGATTTGCAATACTTTCAATTTATTTCTACTCTACAAAAATTGTAGACTCTGGATTGGGGGAATTCTTTGTTGCAGTAAAAGGTTGCATGATTGTTCTTGGCACGTACTTTATTCAATCTGGATACATAACTGCAGAATCCATTCTTGCAGGTGTGGTTGTTGGTTCTTTGTCGGCATTGGTTTTGTTCATTGCATCTTTTCCAGATCATGATGCAGACAAATCAAAGGGTAGAAAGACATTGGTTATTGCAATTGGAAAACAAAAAGCAGCAAGACTGTTTTGGATATTTCCACTTGTTTCTTATGGCGCAATAATTGTAGGTGTGTCTTTGAATCTATTTCCATTGATTTCTTTGATAAGCTTTCTTAGTATTCCATTAATGATTAAATCTGGATTTGGGTTGAAGAAAAATTATGATTCAGTTCATGAACTAGTCCCCTTTATGTCTTCAACTTTGATGTTTAGTCGAATTACTGGTGCATTATTTGTCATCAGTTTCTTAATTGGATTTACAGTTTAA
- a CDS encoding aldo/keto reductase, whose protein sequence is MISGCATPEGTKKFAQNSGVNQENFKEFQHLVLSNVGIGTYLGDPDSKTDELVTNAVKQSILSGVNVVDTAINYRSQKAERSVGKAISELIQENKISRDQIFVSTKNGYVTNDADVQLGFWEYVKEEYTKKGVVKEGDITSGYHCMTPRYLSDQLDRSLKNLDLECVDLMYLHNAVEGQIKDVSKEQFLQNLQAVFELYEQKRSEGKIKFYGMATWECFRVSNDDPQYLSLEDTVNMAQKVGGENHGFRFIQLPYNMYYDQALLGKNQMIGEKNISALESATRLNIGVFTSVPFMQGRLLASGAMPEFSDLKPSLRALQFIRSSPGVLAPLIGQKSSEHVSENLEIMQIPPLGEDEFLNLVKKLTS, encoded by the coding sequence ATGATTTCTGGATGTGCCACTCCTGAAGGAACCAAAAAATTTGCCCAAAATTCAGGTGTAAATCAAGAAAATTTTAAAGAATTCCAGCATCTTGTCCTCTCAAACGTTGGTATTGGAACATATCTTGGTGATCCTGATTCAAAAACTGATGAGTTAGTAACTAATGCAGTAAAGCAGTCTATCTTGTCTGGTGTTAATGTAGTTGATACCGCTATTAATTACCGCTCTCAAAAGGCAGAACGCTCTGTTGGAAAAGCAATTTCGGAATTAATTCAAGAAAATAAAATTTCACGTGATCAAATATTTGTATCAACTAAAAATGGCTATGTCACAAATGATGCTGATGTTCAACTTGGATTTTGGGAATATGTAAAAGAAGAATATACTAAAAAAGGTGTTGTCAAAGAAGGTGATATTACCTCTGGATATCATTGTATGACTCCTAGATATCTTTCAGATCAATTGGATCGCAGTCTAAAAAATCTTGACTTGGAATGTGTTGATTTAATGTATCTTCATAATGCAGTGGAAGGCCAAATTAAGGATGTTTCAAAAGAGCAATTCCTACAAAATCTTCAGGCTGTCTTTGAATTATATGAACAAAAACGTAGTGAAGGAAAAATTAAATTTTATGGAATGGCCACATGGGAATGCTTTAGAGTTTCAAATGATGACCCGCAATATCTTTCCTTAGAAGACACTGTAAACATGGCTCAAAAGGTAGGTGGAGAAAATCATGGCTTCCGTTTTATTCAATTACCTTATAACATGTATTATGATCAAGCACTTCTTGGAAAAAATCAAATGATTGGAGAAAAAAATATCTCTGCTTTAGAATCTGCAACTAGATTGAATATTGGAGTTTTTACAAGTGTTCCATTCATGCAAGGAAGATTACTTGCATCTGGAGCGATGCCTGAATTCAGTGACCTTAAGCCATCTCTGAGAGCATTGCAGTTTATTCGTTCTTCTCCTGGGGTTTTGGCTCCTTTGATTGGACAAAAGTCCTCTGAGCATGTTTCTGAAAATCTTGAAATTATGCAAATTCCTCCTTTAGGAGAAGATGAATTTCTTAATCTTGTCAAAAAACTTACTTCTTAA
- a CDS encoding DUF6659 family protein, whose amino-acid sequence MSAKIYDYSKICDSVLLIDPKIRFAGVINDRGRLVAGGMKPNVEPLESEKDDEMIFMELALRVKMRKEFDKQLGVVNFAMASRERAIAISVLLNEDILYVVSEPDSDYCALPKKILEIVNS is encoded by the coding sequence ATGTCTGCCAAAATTTATGATTATTCAAAAATTTGTGATTCTGTACTGTTAATTGATCCTAAAATACGATTTGCTGGTGTAATTAATGATAGAGGAAGATTAGTTGCAGGTGGTATGAAACCAAATGTTGAACCTCTAGAAAGTGAAAAAGACGACGAAATGATATTCATGGAACTTGCATTACGTGTTAAAATGAGAAAAGAATTTGATAAACAACTCGGAGTAGTCAATTTTGCAATGGCTTCTCGTGAGCGAGCAATAGCAATTAGTGTTCTTCTTAATGAAGATATTTTGTATGTGGTGTCTGAACCCGATTCTGATTATTGTGCACTACCAAAAAAAATCCTTGAAATTGTTAATTCTTAA
- a CDS encoding YHS domain-containing protein: MPVDPVCGIELDEELALLHEHDGKKFYFCCNGCRRIFIKKPRKYK; the protein is encoded by the coding sequence GTGCCAGTAGATCCTGTTTGTGGAATTGAACTTGATGAAGAATTAGCTTTACTTCATGAACATGATGGAAAAAAATTCTATTTTTGCTGCAATGGCTGTAGAAGAATATTCATCAAAAAACCTCGTAAATACAAATAA
- a CDS encoding asparagine synthase C-terminal domain-containing protein yields the protein MNKTSKELYDVLEKSCNLCKSNLISLSGGLDSSIIAYFLKDRKPKTLAIIAEDFVSTDLTYCQLVSKEMNLPLTIYNVKTAEILDAVEQTIKILKNFNDIEIRNNVVMYLAIKWAKNNGAKSIITGDGADELFAGYNFLVHKSEDELESEINRVCSIMHFPTQEIGKALGIEVESPFLNEKVINLAKKIPANMKVKAENKKKHGKWILRKTFENYLPEQIVWREKSPMQEGSGTSGLTDLFESIIEEEKYVEKKLTVEKEDDVIIRSRESMHYYEIFKKLYGLPISKNAKTTCPYCKHKVENSKFCRMCGAFPI from the coding sequence TTGAATAAGACTTCTAAGGAACTTTATGATGTTTTAGAAAAATCTTGTAATTTGTGCAAATCTAATTTAATTTCGTTATCTGGTGGATTGGATAGCTCAATCATTGCATATTTTCTAAAAGACAGAAAACCAAAAACATTAGCAATAATTGCAGAAGACTTTGTTTCAACAGATCTCACATATTGCCAATTAGTTTCAAAAGAGATGAATCTACCTTTAACAATTTACAATGTAAAGACAGCAGAAATTTTAGATGCAGTTGAGCAGACAATAAAAATTTTGAAAAATTTCAACGACATTGAGATCAGGAATAATGTTGTGATGTATCTTGCCATAAAATGGGCAAAAAATAACGGGGCAAAATCAATCATCACAGGAGATGGTGCAGATGAACTATTTGCAGGATACAATTTTCTTGTTCACAAATCTGAAGATGAGTTGGAATCAGAAATTAATAGAGTGTGTTCAATTATGCATTTCCCAACACAAGAAATTGGAAAGGCACTAGGAATAGAGGTAGAGTCACCATTTCTAAATGAAAAAGTCATTAATCTGGCCAAAAAAATTCCTGCAAATATGAAGGTAAAAGCAGAGAATAAAAAGAAACATGGAAAGTGGATATTACGTAAAACTTTTGAAAATTATCTTCCTGAACAAATTGTTTGGAGAGAAAAATCCCCCATGCAAGAAGGATCAGGAACATCTGGTCTGACAGATTTATTTGAATCAATCATAGAGGAAGAAAAATATGTTGAAAAAAAATTAACTGTGGAAAAAGAAGATGACGTAATAATTAGAAGTAGAGAGTCAATGCATTATTATGAAATTTTCAAGAAATTGTATGGCTTGCCTATAAGCAAAAACGCAAAAACTACATGCCCATATTGTAAACACAAAGTTGAGAATTCAAAATTCTGTAGGATGTGCGGGGCTTTCCCCATATGA